A window of the Lactuca sativa cultivar Salinas chromosome 7, Lsat_Salinas_v11, whole genome shotgun sequence genome harbors these coding sequences:
- the LOC111895636 gene encoding glycoprotein 3-alpha-L-fucosyltransferase A, which produces MGLLNPNQRPSRGIPLDSHIPSTSSSNSTSTSSSPTIIHNSRKKWSNLLPVFLVLVFIAEISFLGRLDLIKNADLLNSWTESFYQFTTASFSSSSLDTADEVSLFGLSDAALDVLDSGDGGESCEEWLEREDSVEYSRDFKSEPVFVTGGEQEWKSCAVNCKFGFEQKKADAAFGLPNGGGTAGVLRSMESAQYYAENNIAMARRKGYDIIMTTSLSSDVPVGYFSWAEYDIMAPVPPKTEKALAAAFISNCAARNFRLQALEGLEKSNIKIDSYGGCHRNRDGNVNKVEALKRYKFSLAFENSNEEDYVTEKFFQSLVAGTIPVVVGPPNIQDFAPAPGSILHIKELKDINPVAKTMKYLAENPIAFNESLRWKYDGPSDSFKALVDMAAVHSSCRLCIFLATRIREKEEKSSTFPKRPCKCRKGSETVYHIYVRERGRFEMESVFLRSGNLTMEALETAIFSKFKSLKHEPIWRNERPESIRGDENVLKIYRIYPLGMTQRQALYTFSFKTSNAFESHIRSNPCAKFEVVFV; this is translated from the exons ATGGGTTTATTAAACCCTAATCAAAGACCATCAAGAGGCATTCCATTAGATTCTCATATACCTAGCACCAGTAGCAGCAACAGCACATCAACGTCATCATCACCAACCATTATCCATAATTCGAGGAAGAAATGGTCCAATTTGTTGCCTGTATTCCTAGTCCTAGTTTTTATAGCCGAGATCAGCTTCCTAGGTCGACTCGACTTGATTAAGAACGCCGATCTCCTAAATTCATGGACGGAATCATTCTACCAATTCACGACGGCTTCCTTCTCCTCCTCTTCTCTTGATACCGCCGATGAGGTATCATTGTTTGGGTTGTCTGACGCCGCCTTGGATGTGTTAGATTCCGGCGATGGCGGTGAGAGTTGCGAGGAGTGGTTGGAGAGAGAAGACTCCGTGGAATATTCTAGGGATTTCAAAAGTGAACCTGTATTCGTCACTGGTGGCGAACAG GAGTGGAAATCTTGTGCTGTTAACTGCAAGTTTGGGTTTGAACAGAAGAAGGCTGATGCTGCATTTGGGTTACCCAATGGGGGTGGGACAGCTGGCGTTCTTCGATCAATGGAGTCAGCTCAATACTATGCTGAAAACAACATTGCCATGGCTCGACG GAAAGGGTATGACATCATTATGACCACAAGTCTGTCTTCAGATGTCCCTGTTGGTTATTTTTCATGGGCAGAATATGACATAATGGCCCCTGTTCCTCCAAAAACCGAAAAAGCATTAGCAGCTGCATTTATATCAAATTGTGCTGCAAGAAACTTTCGTTTACAAGCCCTTGAAGGCCTTGAAAAGTCAAACATCAAGATTGACTCTTATGGTGGTTGTCACCGAAATCGTGATGGAAATG TAAACAAGGTTGAAGCTTTGAAGCGTTATAAATTCAGCTTAGCTTTTGAGAATTCAAATGAAGAAGATTATGTCACTGAAAAATTCTTTCAGTCCCTTGTTGCag GAACTATCCCTGTTGTTGTTGGTCCTCCAAATATCCAAGATTTTGCTCCTGCCCCTGGTTCCATTTTACATATTAAAGAATTAAAAGATATAAATCCAGTTGCTAAAACCATGAAATATCTTGCAGAAAATCCCATTGCATTCAATGAATCTTTAAG atgGAAATATGATGGGCCTTCGGATTCATTTAAGGCCCTTGTAGATATGGCTGCTGTTCATTCATCTTGTAGATTATGCATTTTTCTTGCAACAAGAATccgtgaaaaagaagaaaaaagttCCACGTTCCCAAAACGCCCTTGCAAGTGTAGAAAAGGGTCTGAAACTGTTTATCACATATATGTAAGAGAAAGAGGAAGGTTTGAGATGGAATCGGTTTTtctaag GTCAGGAAATTTGACCATGGAGGCGTTGGAAACCGCTATTTTCTCAAAGTTCAAGTCTCTAAAACACGAACCAATTTGGAGAAATGAGAGGCCCGAAAGCATAAGAGGTGATGAAAATGTGCTTAAAATTTACAGAATCTACCCTCTTGGTATGACTCAAAGGCAAGCTTTGTATACTTTTAGTTTCAAAACTAGTAATGCATTTGAAAGTCATATTAGAAGCAACCCGTGTGCGAAATTTGAAGTCGTCTTCGTGTAA
- the LOC128127358 gene encoding uncharacterized protein LOC128127358: MPAPSTLRITDARLAKADAPSVKSRAFQLTTEEAPSVPNVVVGTFLFNGMSAHVLFDSGATRSFVSLVLSEKFRDAPGTLDSPLEVEVTDDRHVSDAKLYRDCVLNVLEERFRVDLVPIPQRGLKVIVGMEWLGAMGP; the protein is encoded by the exons ATGCCTGCGCCCTCCACACTGAGGATCACAGATGCCCGCCTTGCTAAGGCGGATGCTCCATCGGTGAAGAGTCGTGCGTTTCAATTGACTACTGAGGAGGCTCCGTCGGTGCCGAACGTTGTAGTTG ggacctttttgttCAATGGTATGTCTGCCCatgtattgttcgactcgggggctacccgatcatttgtgtctcttgtGCTTAGCGAGAAGTTCCGGGATGCTCCGGGAACTTTGGATTCCCCACTCGAGGTAGAGGTTACAGATGACCGCCATGTGAGTGATGCGAAGCTATATAGGGACTGTGTCCTGAATGTTCTTGAGGAGAGGTTTCGTGTTGATCTAGTCCCGATACCGCAACGAGGACTGAAGGTTATTGTTGGGATGGAATGGTTGGGGGcaatggggccatga